Proteins encoded in a region of the Ornithodoros turicata isolate Travis chromosome 3, ASM3712646v1, whole genome shotgun sequence genome:
- the LOC135389868 gene encoding uncharacterized protein LOC135389868 — MERPALGQFGTGGDIPPQYGEVEQSERGPPPMEPEARGRDRDKKKADAMMHTVIVMLVLFGCLCAAVLANFLISSLLFQRKQCPTETTQAPGTCPTATTTTSSSTSATSATTTTTNTTVGTTTAPFLVPKYDFLCQSSECIRQIYMNAINPNVSPCEDFFTYACSGFFNSSQKVSSVTLHRKDNVAQYIMEEARKATRPPPNLRSPNAYEKAAFLFQQCEQRENNWQKELRATVSYLDVYGLTSANGSFDPIDVAIRMSLHGVHVLFQLRKSFKRWSSTSDGAEYEMVASPDIIDLVSYTISKPINSPQPVRGFEEQAHLPLSLEQIASSADFQSNFIVNFVMHPFLTVSFGDAYKTTPEKLWFGSPDLNTPSPAWVGSFRKYVPKTFMRTPLVIPKGSAELFHRFSELNETEAKEFVLKYAKLLLIYTSNLHSAELKGTRWTCYNITMSLMPYAFVWPVLEKIDSDPFAGFAFGVTDAVRAASDTLQHIDAFHNISWFQTRDFQILNVNRTAAESYYYAFNDLGLPTFMDAYMLVSGIVMASLIVSAGAQNPHDADLTSAAVTFRTRRACSLDVPLFATLSPFFSNQAAPEVNYGSLGASIASALLLGDAEFGQSPFFTQTVLNDLRYTSRAHCPNHATWKPYNVSESAKNLTVLGGDVVWPYYDALYEKLYAADLLGIGAAYREYKKYLTGSIADKDVDGDKLFFLSTCYRWCNSGGPTDFELEGDLSPHLRCNEPLKDIPEFAAAFSCPPYSPMNPWSRCVGI, encoded by the exons ATGGAGCGTCCAGCTCTGGGACAATTTGGGACAGGAGGCGACATTCCACCGCAGTACGGAGAGGTGGAGCAAAGCGA ACGAGGCCCCCCACCAATGGAACCAGAGGCGCGCGGCAGAGACAGAGATAAGAAGAAAGCAGACGCCATGATGCACACCGTCATTGTCATGCTCGTCCTGTTCGGGTGCCTCTGCGCAGCAGTACTGGCCAACTTTCTAATATCAAGCCTGCTCTTTCAAAGAAAACAGTGCCCTACGGAAACAACCCAGGCACCGGGCACGTGCCCAACAGCTACAACCACGACTAGCAGctcaacatcagctacaagtGCGACGACCACAACCACCAACACAACTGTGGGAACTACCACGGCACCTTTCCTAGTTCCGAAGTACGACTTCCTCTGCCAGTCCTCTGAGTGCATCCGGCAGATCTACATGAATGCTATCAATCCCAATGTGTCTCCCTGCGAAGACTTTTTCACCTACGCTTGTTCCGGTTTTTTTAACTCCTCTCAAAAAGTGAGCTCAGTGACCCTGCACCGCAAGGACAACGTAGCCCAATACATCATGGAGGAAGCCAGAAAAGCCACAAGGCCACCCCCGAATCTGCGCTCCCCGAATGCATATGAGAAAGCTGCGTTTCTATTTCAGCAATGCGAGCAAAGAGAGAATAATTGGCAGAAGGAACTGCGAGCAACTGTGAGTTATCTTGATGTTTACGGATTGACGTCTGCAAACGGATCCTTCGATCCCATCGATGTAGCCATACGGATGTCGCTGCACGGCGTTCACGTGCTCTTCCAACTGCGAAAGTCGTTCAAAAGATGGTCCAGTACGTCAGATGGAGCGGAATACGAAATGGTTGCTTCGCCCGACATTATAGATCTTGTGAGTTACACAATTTCTAAACCGATAAACTCACCGCAACCTGTCCGTGGATTCGAGGAACAAGCACACCTACCACTTTCATTGGAACAGATCGCTAGTAGCGCGGACTTTCAGTCTAATTTCATTGTCAACTTTGTCATGCATCCTTTCTTGACGGTGTCTTTCGGCGACGCATATAAAACAACGCCAGAAAAACTTTGGTTTGGTTCTCCGGACTTGAACACCCCGTCGCCAGCATGGGTCGGATCATTCAGGAAATACGTACCAAAAACATTTATGAGAACGCCACTCGTCATACCTAAAGGATCCGCTGAGCTCTTCCATCGTTTCAGTGAGCTGAACGAGACGGAGGCAAAAGAATTCGTGTTGAAGTACGCGAAACTTCTACTGATCTATACGAGTAACTTACATAGCGCCGAATTAAAAGGCACCCGCTGGACCTGTTACAACATTACGATGTCCCTGATGCCTTATGCGTTTGTCTGGCCTGTCCTTGAGAAGATCGACTCTGACCCCTTCGCCGGTTTCGCGTTCGGTGTCACAGACGCCGTAAGAGCTGCGTCAGACACACTCCAACATATCGACGCATTCCATAACATCTCGTGGTTCCAGACGCGAGATTTTCAGATCCTCAACGTCAACCGAACAGCAGCAGAAAGTTACTACTATGCCTTCAACGATTTAGGGCTCCCCACTTTCATGGATGCGTACATGCTTGTCTCCGGAATCGTTATGGCTTCCCTTATTGTCTCGGCTGGGGCGCAGAACCCTCACGACGCCGATCTTACATCTGCGGCCGTGACGTTTCGCACGCGACGAGCGTGTTCCCTGGATGTCCCGCTTTTTGCTACTCTCTCTCCATTCTTCAGCAACCAGGCCGCTCCAGAAGTAAACTATGGTTCGCTGGGAGCATCCATCGCGTCAGCTCTACTCCTGGGAGACGCCGAGTTCGGCCAATCCCCTTTTTTCACACAAACAGTTTTGAATGACCTTCGTTACACGTCCAGAGCGCACTGCCCGAACCACGCCACGTGGAAGCCATACAATGTCTCTGAATCAGCCAAGAACCTGACTGTTCTGGGTGGCGACGTCGTGTGGCCGTACTACGACGCGCTCTACGAGAAGCTGTACGCGGCGGACCTCCTCGGGATAGGCGCAGCGTACAGAGAGTACAAGAAGTATTTGACGGGTTCGATAGCCGATAAGGACGTCGACGGAGATAAACTATTCTTCCTGAGCACTTGCTATAGGTGGTGCAACTCCGGAGGTCCGACCGATTTCGAATTGGAAGGAGACTTGTCACCCCATTTGCGTTGCAACGAGCCTCTCAAAGATATTCCTGAGTTCGCAGCCGCATTTTCCTGTCCTCCATACAGTCCCATGAACCCATGGTCAAGATGCGTTGGGATATGA
- the LOC135389869 gene encoding uncharacterized protein LOC135389869 yields MERPALGQFGTGGDIPPQYGEVEQSERGPPPMEPEARGRDRDKKKADAMMHTVIVMLVLFGCLCAAVLANFLISSLLFQRKQCPTETTQAPGTCPTATTTTSSSTSATSATTTTTNTTVGTTTAPFLVPKYDFLCQSSECIRQIYMNAINPNVSPCEDFFTYACSGFFNSSQKVSSVTLHRKDNVAQYIMEEARKATRPPPNLRSPNAYEKAAFLFQQCEQRENNWQKELRATVSYLDVYGLTSANGSFDPIDVAIRMSLHGVHVLFQLRKSFKRWSSTSDGAEYEMVASPDIIDLVSYTISKPINSPQPVRGFEEQAHLPLSLEQIASSADFQSNFIVNFVMHPFLTVSFGDAYKTTPEKLWFGSPDFNTPSPAWVGSFRKYVPKTFMRTPLVIPKGSAELFHRFSELNETEAKEFVLKYAKLLLIYTSNLHSAELKGTRWTCYNITMSLMPYAFVWPVLEKIDSDPFAGFAFGVTDAVRAASDTLQHIDAFHNISWYQTRDFKILNVNRTAAESYYYAFNDLGLPTFMDAYMLVSGIVMASLIVSAGAQNPHDADLTSAAVTFRTRRACSLDVPLFATLSPFFSNQAAPEVNYDSLGASIASALLLGDAEFGQSPFFTQTVLNDLRYTSRAHCPNHATWKPYNVSESAKNLTVLGGDVVWPYYDALYEKLYAADLLGIGAAYRAYKKYLTGSIADKDVDGDKLFFLSTCYRWCNSGGPTDFELEGDLSPHLRCNEPLKDIPEFAAAFSCPPYSPMNPWSRCVGI; encoded by the exons ATGGAGCGTCCAGCTCTGGGACAATTTGGGACAGGAGGCGACATTCCACCGCAGTACGGAGAGGTGGAGCAAAGCGA ACGAGGCCCCCCACCAATGGAACCAGAGGCGCGCGGCAGAGACAGAGATAAGAAGAAAGCAGACGCCATGATGCACACCGTCATTGTCATGCTCGTCCTGTTCGGGTGCCTCTGCGCAGCAGTACTGGCCAACTTTCTAATATCAAGCCTGCTCTTTCAAAGAAAACAGTGCCCTACGGAAACAACCCAGGCACCGGGCACGTGCCCAACAGCTACAACCACGACTAGCAGctcaacatcagctacaagtGCGACGACCACAACCACCAACACAACTGTGGGAACTACCACGGCACCTTTCCTAGTTCCGAAGTACGACTTCCTCTGCCAGTCCTCTGAGTGCATCCGGCAGATCTACATGAATGCTATCAATCCCAATGTGTCTCCCTGCGAAGACTTTTTCACCTACGCTTGTTCCGGTTTTTTTAACTCCTCTCAAAAAGTGAGCTCAGTGACCCTGCACCGCAAGGACAACGTAGCCCAATACATCATGGAGGAAGCCAGAAAAGCCACAAGGCCACCCCCGAATCTGCGCTCCCCGAATGCATATGAGAAAGCTGCGTTTCTATTTCAGCAATGCGAGCAAAGAGAGAATAATTGGCAGAAGGAACTGCGAGCAACTGTGAGTTATCTTGATGTTTACGGATTGACGTCTGCAAACGGATCCTTCGACCCCATCGATGTAGCCATACGGATGTCGCTGCACGGCGTTCACGTGCTCTTCCAACTGCGAAAGTCGTTCAAAAGATGGTCCAGTACGTCAGATGGAGCGGAATACGAAATGGTTGCTTCGCCCGACATTATAGATCTTGTGAGTTACACAATTTCTAAACCGATAAACTCACCGCAACCTGTCCGTGGATTCGAGGAACAAGCACACCTACCACTTTCATTGGAACAGATCGCTAGTAGCGCGGACTTTCAGTCTAATTTCATTGTCAACTTTGTCATGCATCCTTTCTTGACGGTGTCTTTCGGCGACGCATATAAAACAACGCCAGAAAAACTTTGGTTTGGTTCTCCGGACTTCAACACCCCGTCGCCAGCATGGGTCGGATCATTCAGGAAATACGTACCAAAAACATTTATGAGAACGCCACTCGTCATACCTAAAGGATCCGCTGAGCTCTTCCATCGTTTCAGTGAGCTGAACGAGACGGAGGCAAAAGAATTCGTGTTGAAGTACGCGAAACTTCTACTGATCTATACGAGTAACTTACATAGCGCCGAATTAAAAGGCACCCGCTGGACCTGTTACAACATTACGATGTCCCTGATGCCTTATGCGTTTGTCTGGCCTGTCCTTGAGAAGATCGACTCTGACCCCTTCGCCGGTTTCGCGTTCGGTGTCACAGACGCCGTAAGAGCTGCGTCAGACACACTCCAACATATCGACGCATTCCATAACATCTCGTGGTACCAGACGCGAGATTTTAAGATCCTCAACGTCAACCGAACAGCAGCAGAAAGTTACTACTATGCCTTCAACGATTTAGGGCTCCCCACTTTCATGGATGCGTACATGCTTGTCTCCGGAATCGTTATGGCTTCCCTTATTGTCTCGGCTGGGGCGCAGAACCCTCACGACGCCGATCTTACATCTGCGGCCGTGACGTTTCGCACGCGACGAGCGTGTTCCCTGGATGTCCCGCTTTTTGCTACTCTCTCTCCATTCTTCAGCAACCAGGCCGCTCCAGAAGTAAACTATGATTCGCTGGGAGCATCCATCGCGTCAGCTCTACTCCTGGGAGACGCCGAGTTCGGCCAATCCCCTTTTTTCACACAAACAGTTTTGAATGACCTTCGTTACACGTCCAGAGCGCACTGCCCGAACCACGCCACGTGGAAGCCATACAATGTCTCTGAATCAGCCAAGAACCTGACTGTTCTGGGTGGCGACGTCGTGTGGCCGTACTACGACGCGCTCTACGAGAAGCTGTACGCGGCGGACCTCCTCGGGATAGGCGCAGCGTACAGAGCGTACAAGAAGTATTTGACGGGTTCGATAGCCGATAAGGACGTCGACGGAGATAAACTATTCTTCCTGAGCACTTGCTATAGGTGGTGCAACTCCGGAGGTCCGACCGATTTCGAATTGGAAGGAGACTTGTCACCCCATTTGCGTTGCAACGAGCCTCTCAAAGATATTCCTGAGTTCGCAGCCGCATTTTCCTGTCCTCCATACAGTCCCATGAACCCATGGTCAAGATGCGTTGGGATATGA
- the LOC135389870 gene encoding uncharacterized protein LOC135389870: MERPALEPFWTGDDIPPQYGQVEQSERGPPPMEPEARGRDRDKKKADAMMHTVIVMLVLFGCLCAAVLANFLISSLLFQRKQCPTETTQAPGTCPTATTTTSSSTSATSATTTTTNTTVGTTTAPFLVPKYDFLCQSSECIRQIYMNAINPNVSPCEDFFTYACSGFFNSSQKVSSVTLHRKDNVAQYIMEEARKATRPPPNLRSPNAYEKAAFLFQQCEQRENNWQKELRATVSYLDVYGLTSANGSFDPIDVAIRMSLHGVHVLFQLRKSFKRWSSTSDGAEYEMVASPDIIDLVSYTISKPINSPQPVRGFEEQAHLPLSLEQIASSADFQSNFIVNFVMHPFLTVSFGDAYKTTPEKLWFGSPDFNTPSPAWVGSFRKYVPKTFMRTPLVIPKGSAELFHRFSELNETEAKEFVLKYAKLLLIYTSNLHSAELKGTRWTCYNITMSLMPYAFVWPVLEKIDSDPFAGFAFGVTDAVRAASDTLQHIDAFHNISWYQTRDFKILNVNRTAAESYYYAFNDLGLPTFMDAYMLVSGIVMASLIVSAGAQNPHDADLTSAAVTFRTRRACSLDVPLFATLSPFFSNQAAPEVNYDSLGASIASALLLGDAEFGQSPFFTQTVLNDLRYTSRAHCPNHATWKPYNVSESAKNLTVLGGDVVWPYYDALYEKLYAADLLGIGAAYRAYKKYLTGSIADKDVDGDKLFFLSTCYRWCNSGGPTDFELEGDLSPHLRCNEPLKDIPEFAAAFSCPPYSPMNPWSRCVGI; the protein is encoded by the coding sequence ACGAGGCCCCCCACCAATGGAACCAGAGGCGCGCGGCAGAGACAGAGATAAGAAGAAAGCAGACGCCATGATGCACACCGTCATTGTCATGCTCGTCCTGTTCGGGTGCCTCTGCGCAGCAGTACTGGCCAACTTTCTAATATCAAGCCTGCTCTTTCAAAGAAAACAGTGCCCTACGGAAACAACCCAGGCACCGGGCACGTGCCCAACAGCTACAACCACGACTAGCAGctcaacatcagctacaagtGCGACGACCACAACCACCAACACAACTGTGGGAACTACCACGGCACCTTTCCTAGTTCCGAAGTACGACTTCCTCTGCCAGTCCTCTGAGTGCATCCGGCAGATCTACATGAATGCTATCAATCCCAATGTGTCTCCCTGCGAAGACTTTTTCACCTACGCTTGTTCCGGTTTTTTTAACTCCTCTCAAAAAGTGAGCTCAGTGACCCTGCACCGCAAGGACAACGTAGCCCAATACATCATGGAGGAAGCCAGAAAAGCCACAAGGCCACCCCCGAATCTGCGCTCCCCGAATGCATATGAGAAAGCTGCGTTTCTATTTCAGCAATGCGAGCAAAGAGAGAATAATTGGCAGAAGGAACTGCGAGCAACTGTGAGTTATCTTGATGTTTACGGATTGACGTCTGCAAACGGATCCTTCGACCCCATCGATGTAGCCATACGGATGTCGCTGCACGGCGTTCACGTGCTCTTCCAACTGCGAAAGTCGTTCAAAAGATGGTCCAGTACGTCAGATGGAGCGGAATACGAAATGGTTGCTTCGCCCGACATTATAGATCTTGTGAGTTACACAATTTCTAAACCGATAAACTCACCGCAACCTGTCCGTGGATTCGAGGAACAAGCACACCTACCACTTTCATTGGAACAGATCGCTAGTAGCGCGGACTTTCAGTCTAATTTCATTGTCAACTTTGTCATGCATCCTTTCTTGACGGTGTCTTTCGGCGACGCATATAAAACAACGCCAGAAAAACTTTGGTTTGGTTCTCCGGACTTCAACACCCCGTCGCCAGCATGGGTCGGATCATTCAGGAAATACGTACCAAAAACATTTATGAGAACGCCACTCGTCATACCTAAAGGATCCGCTGAGCTCTTCCATCGTTTCAGTGAGCTGAACGAGACGGAGGCAAAAGAATTCGTGTTGAAGTACGCGAAACTTCTACTGATCTATACGAGTAACTTACATAGCGCCGAATTAAAAGGCACCCGCTGGACCTGTTACAACATTACGATGTCCCTGATGCCTTATGCGTTTGTCTGGCCTGTCCTTGAGAAGATCGACTCTGACCCCTTCGCCGGTTTCGCGTTCGGTGTCACAGACGCCGTAAGAGCTGCGTCAGACACACTCCAACATATCGACGCATTCCATAACATCTCGTGGTACCAGACGCGAGATTTTAAGATCCTCAACGTCAACCGAACAGCAGCAGAAAGTTACTACTATGCCTTCAACGATTTAGGGCTCCCCACTTTCATGGATGCGTACATGCTTGTCTCCGGAATCGTTATGGCTTCCCTTATTGTCTCGGCTGGGGCGCAGAACCCTCACGACGCCGATCTTACATCTGCGGCCGTGACGTTTCGCACGCGACGAGCGTGTTCCCTGGATGTCCCGCTTTTTGCTACTCTCTCTCCATTCTTCAGCAACCAGGCCGCTCCAGAAGTAAACTATGATTCGCTGGGAGCATCCATCGCGTCAGCTCTACTCCTGGGAGACGCCGAGTTCGGCCAATCCCCTTTTTTCACACAAACAGTTTTGAATGACCTTCGTTACACGTCCAGAGCGCACTGCCCGAACCACGCCACGTGGAAGCCATACAATGTCTCTGAATCAGCCAAGAACCTGACTGTTCTGGGTGGCGACGTCGTGTGGCCGTACTACGACGCGCTCTACGAGAAGCTGTACGCGGCGGACCTCCTCGGGATAGGCGCAGCGTACAGAGCGTACAAGAAGTATTTGACGGGTTCGATAGCCGATAAGGACGTCGACGGAGATAAACTATTCTTCCTGAGCACTTGCTATAGGTGGTGCAACTCCGGAGGTCCGACCGATTTCGAATTGGAAGGAGACTTGTCACCCCATTTGCGTTGCAACGAGCCTCTCAAAGATATTCCTGAGTTCGCAGCCGCATTTTCCTGTCCTCCATACAGTCCCATGAACCCATGGTCAAGATGCGTTGGGATATGA